The sequence CCTTTAGTCCACCAATACAACAAGAGGGACCCTGAGACCCGGAAATTTATCCCTACGCCCACCTATGTTTATTCGGAGGAAGGGCTTCGAAAGCATTTTCCAAATCAGGTATCTCCTGTCCACCAAGGTGCGTATTGAATTATATGAAGGCTGCAAAGGCCCATCTGCCGTAGCTGTCAACATTTAGTCCACACCAGCAACTACTGTTCACTGCCTTTTCCTTAGTGTGCTGGCTTGTCTCCATCAGAGGACTGCAGCCTCCCGGTCTCAGAAAAACCCGCGTGTCCCCGCTGTTTGGGCACTTCTCAGGATCTCCACCACCTGGCTCCCTGGAAGGTTTGTGCTATATACCAGAAGGCTGTGAAGTCTTTCCGCTCTCCACAAAGGAAACAAAGGACGAATCGACCACCCCCACCATCATGCACCACACCTATTTCCCCATCTCCAGCGTGAATTCTGCCACTGGCTCGccaactggaaaacacaatgggaggACAAGATGTCTGCATTCCTCCTCCATCATAAATCCAAATGGGCTTTTGTCCGAGTCCTGCAGAGCTCCACAGTAAAGAACAACCATCCCATCCGCAGTGTTGATGGCTTAACTTATGATGCCCTCCATGTGGTAGAAACTCTGGCTGATGAATTTGAGGCCCAAACCCAGTCGCTCGTCCAACCTCATGCCTGATAACCTACAAGATGAACACGAAATGCTAGCGGCCATTGCCGCCTTAAGACAAAGACCACCTCAATCTGTCCCTCAGCTTACGTCCACAGGGAAAATCCAGCGGATCCTCTGGTGGAAGCAGGGACAGTTGGCTCCAGGTTTAGATGGTATTTTAAAGGAACACTTCCACCGGCTCCCTCACAAGCCACTGGTCTTATTTACCAGTATGAAGAACCGCTGTCTCACAACTGGCGTCTTTCCCCCACAGTGGAAGTGGGCCAAAATCTTTGCCATCCCCAAGCCCACAAATGATCCCGCAGTCCCTTACTAACAATAGGCCCATTAGCCTTCAGAATTCCATGGCCAAGGTTCTCAAATCTTTGGTCCTCCATCACATTTCCAAGTCTCTGGTGGCAGATGGGACAATCCattcacaacaaatggttcaaatggctctgagcactatgggacttaacatctatggtcatcagtcccctagaacttagaactacttaaacctaactaacctaaggacatcacaaacatccatgcctgaggcaagattcgaccatagcggtcacgcagttccagactgaagcgcctacaaccgcacggccacactggccggctcccaTCCACAACAATTTGGATTCGCTTCCCACCTGTCGGCCGAACTCTAAGTCCTTTGGATCACAGAAGATGTCAGCAAGGGCTTCAACTCCACCATGTCGACGTCAGATATTTTTCTGTGCCTGAAAAACGCATATAAGATCTGACAGGACAATCTTGTGTACAAAATGCTGACATAGACGACCATCCCCGATATCTATGTGAAGATAGTGGATAATTTCCTCCATGATAAGACTTTCTTGTTTACTCAGTAAGGTCGATGCCCCATCTTACATCACATGTCGATGAGTACCCCTCAGGGCTCTGAGTTGTCTCCCACCCTTTTTAGCATTTGTTCTAAAGATATGCCAGTCCTCCCATACTGCCACCTGGCACAATACGCCAATGATACAGCTCTCTATACCACCGGCGCAACACAGACCAGCTTATTGCTCGCCTCCAGAGGGAGGTGGACCTGGTGTCGTTCCAACAAGACTGCACTCAATGCCGCCAGAACTACAGCCATCTACACCACTAAACAGCACCCCATCCTCTGCCACAACATCACTGTTGCATGCGTCCAGGTCGTATGGTTCCATgatactaaatacctaggtgtctGGATGGATAAGAAACTGTTCTCCCATCGCCATGCTGAATATGTAACGCAAAAGGAACTCAAGCTGATAAAAGCGTTGTACCAATGTTCACCAGCAGGAAACTGAACCTCGACACAAAGCTCTGCCTGTACCAGATGGTCGTCCACCCTTCCCTCACCTATGGCTCCACTGCATCGGCTATGATTAGTGCCTCCTGGATGCAGACCCTCCAGCACCTGCAGAATAAGGTGCTTTGGTGGAGTCTGCATGCTCTTACCCTCACAAGGGTGGTTACCCTCCATGAGGAAATGGGCACGGCCACTCTCAAGATGTCCATGCAAGAGAAGGCAAGGCGTCTCTATACCAAAGTAGAAGCCATATGTGACACAGTTGCTGGCTTACAAAACTTTGGCACAACGCCTCCCCGGCACTGGCACAGACACCTTGTTCCTCTCACCATCCTTGAGGACTCCGATTCCAACCATGGTTAACATTAGTCTTCTTACAGCCACTCATGCAGCGTTAGTATTGACTTGACCACTCGATGGGTGTCGATCATCATAAACCGCCGATGTTGATACCTAATGTGGTTCGTCGTTATGTTACCTCTCAACTGCACCTGAACTACCACCGTCAAAGGGTGATATGGGacttcaagtcccaccgccacaccttcaacatGCACTCCAGTGATGTCTTTAGAATGGCATCACAGTCGAGTGGAACAGTTTACCATCCATCAACATAGAAAGACCGTGGGCAACCAGTGAAACTGTATTCCAAACTCGCAGAAAAAAAGCAGCCTCCAGTATCAGACACTCACCTGAAAATGGCTGTACGGTTGCCAGCCGAACTATTGTGTCAAGAAGTCATCATGATCTGGCTGCAATTCCGAAACTTCACAGAATATTTCAATATCAGTTGTGTAATAAGTCGTATGGCGTTTGAAAATAATAATGATGCTGATCTGTGCAAACACTGGTGCATGTTCTCCTCCATAGTGAATAACTGTAGTTAATTTAACAGCATATGATAACCTTCAATTTGGTCTTTTTTATTCCCATTATTAATGGCTTAAGATCATTCCGTGAAAGCAAAATTACCGTTCGTgacatattttacagaaatatttgGGAACTCTATTTTATAATTATTCACTTATTGTCATAGCTGTCAATTGACGATGCAATTTGGTGTAAGCATCGTTACCTGTCCTCTTGTTATTGTGAATAACTGCATTGTTAACTTTTGTTCGGATCTATTTTTCAGTTGCTTCGATTAACTGTGCTCTCTTCAGTGTCAGTCTCCTATGTAAGGTTATGTCATTGTAACGACTATGATCGGACAATCGACTACCGCACTCGAAAAAGGCTAATCATTACTTTTACATGTATACCTCTGTTGTGGATCGGGCCTGTCTACACAGCTTGTAGTGTCTGTTCGCCATACTTGAGCCAGGCGGTCGGCAAAACATTTTGTGACGAGTTTTTGGATTTGATCTTTGACATTTGTGCCGACCACTTGTGTCGTGACTGCAGCACAACTCGGTGAGGATTTAGTTATCTATTCCTTAAGATTCTGTAGCTTTAGCGCAATTTTCTGGTCTGTTCAACTGCTGAAGACCTGAAGATGTTCACTGAACGAAATTAGCGGTAAAACGATAAATACAGCTGAGGTGGTTGTGATTAAGCATCATCATTAGTGTCAGCTTTGGTGCTCAACATCctcaagattattttgttcagcggcattggttcaatggctctgagcactatggtacttaacatctgaagtcatcagtcccctagaactacttaaacctaactaacctaaggacatcacacacatgcatgcccgaggcaggattcgaacctgcgaccgtagtggtcgcgcggttccagactttagcgcctagaaccgctcggccactattcaGCGGCATTATGCCAGACCCTAATTAATAGCGACTTGTACACATACCATTTGACAGCACGGATACATGTAAGGGAACTCAATGGCAAACATCAGACAGTAGTTGCGGAtatatacacgcacacacacatacacacaaatggcGAACATCGGTGAATGGCTGCTAACGCGCTTACCTGGTTTCTGCTGGTAGCTCTGAGAGCAGCCGACTGACTTGGACCACGTCTTCTGGCTGGGAGCGGACTGCGTCAGCCCAGCCCTGCGTCGCCATCACTGGAACCAGGTGGGCCTTCATGAAGTTAACGGCGGCCTTTGTGAGGCTGGCCCCGGAGTGCCTGACTGCGagaacggctgtggtcgccgcattCTCGACTGACAGCTGCGCGGCCACCTGGCGCTCGCAGTGAGCCTTCAGCAGCAGCAAGCCGTACTTCTCTGCGGCTGCCAGCAGCTGGGCGGCCATGCCGGGCAGCTGGGGGGCCTGCAGGGTGTAGAGGTAGGCGACCAGCTGGCGCAGCACCGGGCCCTCCACGTCTGGTATCGTGACCAGGCCGCTGCTGGCCTCCAGCGTCTCGTGCCGGAACATCGCGGCGAACACGGGACTCCTATCGGCCAGCACGGCCCTGTGCACCACGAGACGTGTGTCGCCCGCCGCCAGAATCACCACGGCTCCGTCCCCCGCGTCTAGGAGGGCGCCCAGGTTCACAGCTGTGGTCTCCTTAAATTCCTGAGTGGACTCCATTCCTGATGATTCTGAAACACCGCGTCATTGAGCAGTCCTTTGTCTTTAGACAGTATCCCCTACAATTGTACGATTTACTGGCAGATCTGTATCGAGGACAGCTCTAAATGTTATCAGTTGTACGTCAATAGCAGCAATGTAGTTTCCTTGCTGTGTCAGAAGGATGCCATAGGTGAACAGCTGCAAATAATTAATAATACCATATAAAGCAGTCCCTATTTGTTTCAGCACATATCATTCTCAGGACAAACTCAAAAAGCGAAGGAGACTTCGTTTCCTTAATATCTTTCTACAGTTATTTCCTTGAGATGTCAGTGAAATGGGCATCTGGCATACTATTAACAAGGCCAGAATGCTCTATGATAGTACCTTATTCTGTGAGCCATGTTCCTGACTTCTCCAGTTGCTTAAGCAAACAAGGATGTTTTGAGA comes from Schistocerca piceifrons isolate TAMUIC-IGC-003096 chromosome 8, iqSchPice1.1, whole genome shotgun sequence and encodes:
- the LOC124711950 gene encoding protein VAPYRIN-like codes for the protein MESTQEFKETTAVNLGALLDAGDGAVVILAAGDTRLVVHRAVLADRSPVFAAMFRHETLEASSGLVTIPDVEGPVLRQLVAYLYTLQAPQLPGMAAQLLAAAEKYGLLLLKAHCERQVAAQLSVENAATTAVLAVRHSGASLTKAAVNFMKAHLVPVMATQGWADAVRSQPEDVVQVSRLLSELPAETRSLSAKEKDRRLIKAAKQGTVDDVRTLLAAGADVGAREEEGTRRTALHYAAAEGHVEAARCLVEAGAEMSARTSRGNTPLHRAAWNGHAAVVRLLTASSADPNAWSEGGWTPLHDAAFNGHAQAATALLQAGADRRARNNEGKTALDLAREKNHQQLIDILR